TGTCTGTAGGGTCCGAGCTCTCCACCCGCCCAAGACCGCACGCCGGGGGCGGACAGCGCTCTCTTCACCCCTAGGCGTAGAAGGCCAGCATAGCACATGGACCTGAGAGCCCCACAGAGGGCTGGCGACCAGCCAAACGCAGGGCCCCTTTAAGGCTCGCGGGGGTGCGTCTGGGTAGGGGAGGGAGACCCCGCGCTGGAGGGCCTGCAGTCGCCTCAGCCCCACCCTGGGGCCGCGCGCTCCCTCCCATAGTTGCTCACCTTGGCTCCGAAGAGCCGGGCGGCCGCAGTGAGTAAAGCCATGACGGGCGAACTCGGGGATCTggcggggagggaaggaggggaaagagctGCGGCAGGAACGGGAGCTGCCGCCGCTGCACCAAAGGCCGCGCGGACGGGTGGACAAGGTTGAAAggaggtggcagagggaaagagtaGACAAACCGGCGGCGGCGCCCAGCCCGGGGTCCTCAGTGAGGCCCCGCCCACTGCCCGAACTCGCTCCCGCCCCTCTCAGGGGACTCGTCTCGGGCTCGGCCATTGGTCCGGTGTATGTGGGGGCGGGACCTGAGCCGTTGACAGCAGTTGTGGAGGGCAGGATTGGATCGCCTGGGTTAGGCTAATTAGGGATGGGCGCGGTGGGGGGGTCGTGTAGGTGACTAAATATGTGCCTGATAAGTCAGTTAACTTCCTTCTTAGGCTTCCCTTCTTGCCTTTAATGCATTTGGGGTTTGTTCTGAGGTGAATATGAGAGAAAAAGGTCCCAAGGACTCCGACCTTAGAAGATCCTCGGAAGCCAATCCCTTAATATACTATCACAGCTACTGATCATTTATTGCTCCTTCTACCCATTGGCACGCTTTCGTGATGAATCTTTGGTCAATGAATTAATGGCCATAGAGGTAACGTCACGTGGACACAGGCTGTGATGCCAGAGTTGGCTGCCTGGTGACCATTTGAGGTCAGCAGAGGCCATGGTATTATAGGTACGAAGAGACCCCAATATGTGGAGAATGAAAGCAAAGGCAGGAGCCTGAGAGTCCAGTGCTTTTTATGGGCTGTCAGTTCGGCGTCCAGTGTAGGGAAATCCAAGTCTTACAAGTGGCCCCCTTAATATGAAGGCTTCTAAggacacctagctggctcagtcggtggatcATGCCACTATTGATATCGGGGTTGTCGGTTGGAGCCCTAtcttgggtgtagaaattacttaaacaaaatcataaaaaaacaaaataaaacaaaacgtgGGTTTCAATCAGAGGCCAGAACCTCTAGGTCCTGGGCATTATTCTCATTGCCATTCCAGTCACATGAACCCATGCAGCCAGCCCACCCATCTAGCCATAAGGTCAAAAGCTGCAGACTACCCCACATTCAAAATCAGGCATTAAGCACCCTCTCTTTTTGTCAGATCACTCCCACTGGGCCTCTGGACCCCTTCTCTTACTCGTCTGTCTTCTATACACCCTTATCCTATGCTTCCCAGAGACCATTAAATGAACCACAGTACTAAAGTGACCTTCCACATCACTCTTGACTAACTCCTCTAGCTAGACAAGAAAGATCTCAGAACCTTTCTACTGCCTAAGAATATCATTGTCATCGACCAAGGGGCAGAGAACTGACCCAAGGGCCCGGACATCTTATCTATAATCCAGGCCCCAAGTGAACAGTCCTTTTATCTCTTCACATAGTAGTAATAAGATTCAGAAGTCTCAGTGCCATTTAACCAGGTTTAGATAGACCTACTTTATAAAGAAACTAGTTTATATTTTGGAgttggggaaagagaaggaaaaccacCATTATCTCTTCGCAAGTTACCTTGGACCTAGCTTCACACCTACCAACCAATACTCCTTTGGCTTGGGGATCAGATAGGTAGGTCTTAGGAAAGAACTTCAAAAAGAGAAGCCAAGCAGAAGCCCAAAGGAACACTGACCTCAACTACCTTCTCAGTGACTTCAAAGCACCACTGATCAATATTTGCTCCCAATTTAGCATCTCACAGAGTATTTCCTCCTAACCCTAGAATAGTCTGACCTGGTTTCTGCTCTCTGGTTAATCATCCACAGAGACTAACCAGCTGACCAGAAGCTTGAACTCCAGTGCCCCGAAAAGACAGGAGGCATTCTCAGGGTGAGGTTACCaaagggataataataataattgttactctatttattatcattagagattttatttttaagtaatatatacgcccaacgtggggctcgaactcagaaccccgagatcaagagtctcacttTACCTAGTGAACCAGACaggtgtcccccccacccctgtccctacCCCAAAGAGATAATCATTGAGTGACTTTAAGGCTAACCTACTTTGGAGCTCTAATGattggagggagggtgggaaacAGCAATGCTCTAAGCCTCTTGACACCATGTCTTGGAGCCTAGTGTTACAAAGGCTTTATGGACTTGTTTTGAAGTTGTTTAGTCCAGACATCCACTAACATAAAGCCCGTGGGAAAGCTCAGGGATGAGTAGGACTAAATTCTACCTCCCAGAATCTAGCTTAGCATCAGTTTCTAAATGTGAGTGGGACccggggaggagagaagaaagttaAGGCAGGATTGGCACAACTAAAGCAGCCAAATGAGCTTTAGGTCCAAATACACCTAAGTGCCCGAGGAGAGGGGCAATGCAGAGAAGGCTGACAATTGAGGTCATCTTGACCTTGGCAGGACctctttttaaaatggacaaGGGCAATGGTGCCCCCTGGTGGCTAAGGGTAAGTGGGAATATGCAGTCTAAACTTCAACTGAAACTGCCTACTTCAGTCAGTCTCCTGTATTTAACGGGTAATACCTTAAATATTGAATACTTACAATTTCTACGTACTATCTAAATGTGGTACACGCCTTATCTtaattaattctcacaacaacaaCTCTAAGGGATGTAGATAATAGGATCTCTATGGAGCAGAAAACCGAGGTTTAGATAAAGTATCCTGCTGAAGATCATAGTTCGAAACTGGCCTAAAGCTGTATCTTAACTACTAAGCTGTACTGTATATATGATGACTGTGAATTATCAGCTGCAACTCTAAGTCATTGTTAACTGTCTCATGGGCATGCCAGCTCAGTGTGTtctataaagtattttataaaataagaactgTAGTCTTACTTATCTATAAAACTTTTGTACATTCATACCTGAAAATACATGATAAATCATGACCCTCCCAGAATATATACAGGTAGGAAAGACAAACAGCACCTAAAGTGACCAGGGGTAGAAGGGGCTTCTTATTACAAGGAATAATCAGTCTGGAGAAATAGCCTGAAGGAGGTATGATGCCTTTTCACTATTATTAGAGTCAGAGGGCATGTGTTCAAACTTGGGAGGTagttttcaaacaaataaaagtacTAGTGTACACAGGCATTGGGGACTACATGGAGACTCCACTATAGGGAGTGAAATGTAGCAGAAAGACCACTGGCCCAGGGATAAGATGATCACTAAGATTGAAGTCTTGGCTCCCCAAGACACAATCCCTTTGagcttagtttcttcatctgtaaaatgggagtaacaTCTATTTCTTAGAATTGCAAAGATTAAATAAGGTGTATGTGCTTGTTATAGGAGGATTCACCATATACTAGTCCTTTTACCCTTGCTATTCATCCGTGTCCTCTATTTAAAGGATAATCTTGTCCCTGCTCTGAATCCTTTTTAATAGCATAAAAACCCTctaaaccttatttttttttatttttaaaagattttatttatttgagtgatttgaaagggagagagagcatgaacagggagagagggagaagcaggctccccactgagcaggggcctgatgtggggctcaacgcaggaccctgggatcatgatctgagccgaagacagacgcttaacagactgagctacccagttgcccataaaacttttaaagaactagattttcacataataaataattaaataatagtcATATCCATATCTCATTTAATACTATCTCTGAGGGTGTTTCTTTAAGTTCAAACATTTTACTGATAAACTCATTTAGAAGATATCTAAAGCTTAAGGTGTAATCAGGTATGCAAAGTTACTATTTGGTCTACCAAATGATGGGCTAGAATTATTTGTTGTAGGGAACCTCCAGAAGGGTTCAGATAAATTGGTGGATTCCTTGTGGTAACCTGTGATATGAATAAAGAGCTGTGCAAACTATATCCTCCTAACTGAGGATCAAGTCAAGGACAATAATGTCCACTCTTCCCTAGGTAGGACACACCCCTGTGTAGCAATGGCAAAGATACTTGGGCTAAAGAGTTCTTAATAGCTGTGTCTTGACAGACTAGTGAGGTGTATCACTATTAATTTATTGTCAACTAAcagtattttattaaaacttgTAAAGAATTTACTTTTTTGTACATTAAAACAATTTTGAGTTTCCTATTAGAGTACTCTCAGACTTCTGATAAGCTTTCTGATGGAAGAGTAAGTTTTCAGACACAAAACAATGGACAGAATCCTGGGTATACTCACAGGGGTATGAAGCATGTGAACATTATTCACATGCAACACAGGAGAAAAAATGGTTAGTGACAGCTGGTCTGGAAAATGGACTTGACAGGATATAGCATTTCTTGTGTCTGatgagagaagaaggaattaACACTAGACCCTGAGTTTAATTGTCAACTAATATCAGGATACTTGCTCTGAACTAGTTCATGTGTTAGATTTCATAGGGATTTGTGGTACAAGAAAGCTTCATTGAACCTGTTCACTTTGTGTACCAGGCTTAGTGCAAggtattaagagaaaaaaagatttaaaatagaaGCTACTTTACACCTCTATTTGATCAGACTGACACTTGGGAACATTAGCTTATTGATCCAATTTCGCCACTACAGAACTTCAGGACCGGTGGtatctctgggcttcagtttcttcatctgtaaaatgggcagaggTGAACTAGATGACCTGCGAAGCCTCTTTAGAGTCTAAATCGTgtaattttaaaagtcttcaaaatgtttattcaggtgtTCTTTCCCTGAGGCATTCCTGGGATAGAAATGTTCCATTccaaaccctgagacagacacacCTCTGGATCAGAGGTGTTTAGAAGCTCCTCAAAGAAGGTAGCATCCCTATAGGTTTTCATCCCTATGCAGTACAGAATCTCTACACACAAAAAGTGGGGACAGACTTACAGTCCAGGGTGACAGATGGAGATGATAAAGGTATACTTTAGTGTTGCAGTTGGCATCAAGATCTAAAAGCTTAGGCTAGCAAGCAAGGGCCTTCATTAAATAACACTCCTTACCTCATCTCTCCCTATCTGATAGAGCCCTTACGTTTCAGATGAGTTGATCATATCCATTTCCCCTTTCTGTCTGCTACTGCTGATCCCTCCAtctggaagggcagggaggggagaataATGCATGTCCGTTATTTCAAGACCAAGCTCTGTCTTACTTTATATTTCATCGGTATAAATACAAGTAATTTCTAGAATCCCATACTACCACACACTTACCTATGTTCCCTTGCTTATTCACAGAAGCTCCTCTTCTCGCCAAGGTTAGTCTCTAAACACATGGTACTGAGTAAGCACTGGTAAGTGCTTATGTAGTTTGTGAGTCCAGCAGGAATCTCAGATGGCAAAAGAAAGCAAGCCTCAGACTCCTCCTACCTTCATGCTTTTCAAATACTTCACCATTTCCAaagctcctccttcccttcccttccctattGGGAATCTCCTATCTTTAAGCTTAATATGAGGATTGATTCTGGGTATGAAAAGACAACACAGTTCATACTTTTGGTTTCACAATTTGTCAGTTCATTTCAgtaaaaacataatataaaagGCATtgccaccctcttcccctcctgggGGTGATCCATCAAGCCTGTCAGTCTGGGCCGCTCCAGTAGTTCATAGCTCATCATGCGATATGTGCAGGGCATGGTCACATAGATCTGCAAATAGCACATAACAGTTTGAAGGAAAATGCCACTCTCATACCGATATATGCCCCTATCGAGAAAATACCCAAAACCAAACTAGCACACACCAACCATCATTTCTCAGAGCATATCCTTTTCAATGACAAAACATTCCCACTATCCTCTCACCTGTAGCTCAGGTGAGGGAGCCACAAATTCTGAAAGCTGACAGGAAGAGAATGGAGAGGAAGAACCCAAGTCCCTAAGGCATAAGTAATAGAAGCCATGTCTGGAGCTACTATCAGAGAATGGGGCATGGGGGCAGGAGGTGGAGGAACATGCTAGGGAATGTGCCGGGTTCCAAAGGGCTGTGAGGACTGGCAGTAAAATGAGAGTAATTTACCTGTTCGTTTACTACAAAGTTTGTCTTTAACATTGTCAGCCTCTCGGGAAAAGAATTCAATGAGTTCATCCTCATATTCCTCCACAATGCTCTCACACTGTCAACCCAAGGGAGAAATGAGTGAGAGAGGGCAGCAAGAAGAAGCCTCCAGGGAGGAAGAGGACGTTAGCACAGCTTGCCACTTGGGCTCTCCAATAACTCCCCGAATCTTCAAAAACCAGCTACCCACTCCCAAAGCTCACCGCAAACTTGAGAGTGCCACTGATGTCTGAATCAATTCGGATGCCCTGTAGGTCCAGTTCATTGGATTCTCCATTCCGGCCCACTACACGTACGTAGTTCTTGCGGTGGGTGGAAGGGTCAATCTGCTCCCCATACTCCTTCATCCGGTCACATACCTCCTCTAGCAGCTCTGTGAGGTGAGCCTCTGAGCGAGCATAAGGCACCTAGAAATGTCCTCAGCCTTGGGTCACATTCTTCTACGTCTGTACGTTAGTAATTTATATCCTTACTTTTCCTTCCAAATCTAGTTCGATCAACTTATTCTAGAAAGCCCtccttaattaaaaacaacagagTTCATCTGTATAGTTCCAAAGTGCTTTCAAATATATGATCTTATTTTTCCTCATATACTAGATGTAAGctaatggttttatttctttgtattaaaTGAGACTAATACCTATCCTCAACAGGAGCATTAGAGAGGTAGTATAGGCTTTGAGGATAACAATTATTAAAGCATCTCACAAACACTGTAGCCTTAAGTTTTCTTTATATACTGCTCACTAGATACAGCTTTGTGTATTTGTGTTATGTTTTCAACTAAAACACAGATTTCCTAAATACGAGGATAAgaccttctctttctattttgaatgaatgTACATAGACGATTATGCCATAGTGAAAACATGAGTGACATGAatgaaggatgtggagaagggtgCTGATCTGGGTTTGCTGACAACCAACCACAGCAGAAATAAAGTCTTAAGGTTTGGGACCAAGAAACACGTGCATAGGGTAGAAGCCTCTTACAAATGAGACAGCCTTATCTTTTAGCTACCTCTCTGGGTCAGTGTTTTCTTCACTTCTATTAAACCAAGGTTCTTAATTAATTGAGTTCTCATTCAAAGTCCGAGTGAGCTACtttatttgggggaagaaaacagtTACCTCCACCACTGACTGGCTGCCATCAGGATTAATTCGGAAAGAGCCCATCTGAATGGTCTTCTTGGGATCCACCTGGGCAATTTCCCACTCTAGTTCATCCACCAGAGCCCTGCAagctggtgggaggggagagaaaggagaagggaggaaaggagaaaggaatcaCCAGGGATTTCCATTCATCCTTCTCCCAGGCCCTGGATTTCATGCTCTCCCAAGGCTCTGTCTTCCCCACCCTccttctctcactttttctctttgtcccctTACCTCCACAGTG
This DNA window, taken from Meles meles chromosome 7, mMelMel3.1 paternal haplotype, whole genome shotgun sequence, encodes the following:
- the CNPY2 gene encoding protein canopy homolog 2, coding for MKGWGCLALLLGALLGTAWARRSQDLHCGACRALVDELEWEIAQVDPKKTIQMGSFRINPDGSQSVVEVPYARSEAHLTELLEEVCDRMKEYGEQIDPSTHRKNYVRVVGRNGESNELDLQGIRIDSDISGTLKFACESIVEEYEDELIEFFSREADNVKDKLCSKRTDLCDHALHISHDEL